A portion of the Punica granatum isolate Tunisia-2019 chromosome 7, ASM765513v2, whole genome shotgun sequence genome contains these proteins:
- the LOC116214376 gene encoding aspartic proteinase nepenthesin-1-like, protein MGQALVVFIFLSILSSFPMATNGLTIKLMRRDQVDLNLVPENLSIAEKHQIYADLAHSRALRFSEQAVMLNFMKSVNPFLNRSMGDRIWNDTISPKLSQLLDSMFVVPFTIGSQRYSTYLLFDTGSPFTWVQCHGCLNCFKIRGGPFDPRRSTTYRTLPFDSPLCQKQLRIRDSCGFRISYPTSSVEGITSLENVLFTTTAGPPMTVPNLVLGCATSAPGVTFGNNDGPHNPISGIFGIAMGLFRDSFMVITQYITKWKFSYCLPSWNAGHIQSNLLFGDDVKPLPRSAQTTPLQTVQYYLNCYDISVAGKRLNLDRALFRVRPDGTGGFIMDTGTAPTCLVAPAYDKVKEAIVLSLGRHMRPGTPVRPYDLCYSWPLPRIPQLPSLTFHFQNADLEIDFWNVFQTVQVSRGRKSVCMIMHRADIRAPNLLGAVQQANYRFVHNLRDQTLSFYPETCRGN, encoded by the coding sequence ATGGGTCAAGCCCTAGTAGTCTTCATCTTTCTCAGCATCCTCAGCTCATTTCCCATGGCCACCAATGGTCTAACCATCAAGCTCATGAGGAGAGACCAAGTCGACTTGAACCTCGTCCCTGAGAACCTGTCCATCGCAGAAAAACACCAAATATATGCTGACCTTGCACATTCTCGAGCTCTCCGTTTCAGCGAGCAGGCGGTCATGTTGAATTTTATGAAGTCCGTTAATCCATTTTTAAACCGAAGCATGGGAGATCGCATATGGAATGATACCATAAGTCCAAAGCTATCACAACTGTTAGATTCGATGTTTGTTGTCCCATTTACAATTGGATCACAACGTTATAGCACCTACCTGCTCTTCGACACGGGGAGCCCCTTCACTTGGGTACAATGCCATGGATGCTTGAATTGTTTCAAGATACGAGGAGGACCATTTGACCCTAGGCGCTCCACTACCTACCGTACCTTGCCCTTCGACAGTCCTCTTTGCCAAAAACAGCTTCGTATCCGAGATTCTTGCGGCTTCCGTATTTCCTACCCGACATCCAGTGTGGAGGGAATCACTTCCCTGGAGAATGTTCTTTTCACGACTACAGCGGGTCCTCCCATGACTGTTCCAAACTTGGTGCTCGGGTGCGCTACTTCTGCACCAGGGGTCACATTTGGGAACAACGACGGGCCGCACAATCCAATCTCTGGGATTTTCGGCATAGCCATGGGTCTGTTCCGAGACTCCTTCATGGTTATCACTCAGTACATAACCAAATGGAAGTTCTCCTACTGCCTTCCCTCGTGGAATGCAGGGCACATACAATCGAATCTCCTCTTTGGGGACGATGTGAAACCTCTTCCTCGATCAGCGCAAACCACCCCACTTCAGACGGTGCAATACTATTTAAACTGCTACGACATCAGTGTGGCAGGGAAGCGACTAAATCTAGACCGAGCGCTGTTCCGAGTGCGACCTGATGGGACTGGCGGGTTCATTATGGACACCGGCACAGCACCAACTTGTCTAGTTGCTCCAGCTTACGATAAAGTAAAAGAAGCAATTGTTCTCAGCCTTGGGAGGCACATGAGGCCGGGGACTCCAGTGAGACCCTACGACCTCTGTTACTCGTGGCCACTTCCGCGGATACCCCAACTACCTTCACTGACATTCCATTTCCAGAATGCGGACCTCGAGATTGATTTTTGGAACGTGTTTCAGACTGTTCAAGTCTCCAGGGGTAGGAAATCTGTCTGTATGATTATGCATCGGGCTGATATCCGGGCCCCCAACCTCCTAGGGGCAGTTCAACAGGCGAATTATCGATTTGTTCACAACCTTAGAGACCAGACTTTGAGCTTCTATCCGGAAACTTGTAGAGGAAACTAG